The Drosophila biarmipes strain raj3 chromosome 2L, RU_DBia_V1.1, whole genome shotgun sequence genome has a window encoding:
- the LOC108036831 gene encoding profilin: MSWQDYVDNQLLASQCVTKACIAGHDGNIWAQSNGFEVTKEELSKLISGFDQQDGLTSNGVTLAGQRYIYLSGTDRVVRAKLGRSGVHCMKTTQAVIVSIYEDPVQPQQAASVVEKLGDYLITCGY; this comes from the exons atgAGCTGGCAAGATTATGTGGATAACCAACTCCTGGCCTCGCAGTGCGTAACAAAGGCTTGCATCGCCGGCCACGATGGCAACATTTGGGCGCAGTCCAATGGATTCGAG GTGACAAAAGAGGAGCTTTCTAAACTAATCAGCGGATTCGACCAGCAGGACGGGCTCACAAGCAACGGCGTAACACTCGCCGGCCAAAGGTACATTTACCTCTCCGGCACGGACCGCGTGGTACGCGCTAAGCTCGGCCGGAGCGGAGTGCACTGCATGAAGACAACACAAG CCGTGATTGTTTCTATCTACGAAGATCCTGTACAGCCCCAACAGGCCGCATCCGTCGTAGAAAAACTTGGAGATTATTTGATTACTTGCGGGTACTAG